In Marinobacter sp. M3C, the genomic stretch GGAAAACAGCGCCAGGGTGGTGGCGGGAAGAATCAGGTGCTGACCGATATCCAGCACCAGGGCAAAGCCGGTGAGATCGGCGCCCACGGTGTAGTAACCGTAAGCGGGCAGCCATTCAAGTTGCACCGAAAACAGCATTACAGCCATCAGCGCCACCCAAAACAGCGGCGTGGCGTAAAATACCAGCGCGAGTGCCATGATCAGCGAACCGCTAAGTTTTTTAGCCCGTGCCGCCGCCATAGATCCTGCCAGAATGCCCAGGCCCAGTGACATGACGAAGGCCGTGCCGGTCAGCAGCAAGGTTGCGGGCAAACGGTCCATAATCAGGTCAAACACCGGCGTCTGCTGACGGTAGGAATAACCGAAATCCAGTGTGGCGATGCCTGATACGTAATTCCACAGCTGGACGTAAAGCGGCTGATCAAGCCCAAACTGCTCGCGCAGCTGATTCAGGAATTCCGCGTCGGTGGCACCCGCTTCACCGGCCATTACAACCGCTGGATCACCGGGGGCCATATGAATCAGGAAAAAATTGAAGATAACGATCAGAAACAGAACAATGACGGCTTTCAAAAGCCGCATGATGATCAACCTAGCATAGAGCATGCTATTACTCCCGTGGCGACGTGATGCGAGAGTTGGGCGGCGAAACGCCGCCCAACGTCGTGTTACCGGTCAAACCAGGCGTTTTTAAAGCCGTCGTTAAGGCCAATGCCTGTGGTGACAAGGTTTTTAACATCACAGCGGTAGATGGTCGGGAAACCCAGTTCAAGCAACCAGCCGACCGGGACCTCGTCGTGAAGAATCTCCTGAACCTCGTGGTAGTACTCTTTACGTTTTTCGTCCGGGTAGGCGGTCGCCGCCAGGTCGAACAGCTCGTCTACGCGCTCGTTCTTATAACCTTCGACGTTGTTCCATTGAGAGCCTTTCGCGATATTGCTGGAAATATAGGTCCGTGAGATACCCAGGGCCGGGTCGCCGTATTGAAAGAGGTAGGTAAAGGCGAGATCGTAGTCCCACTCGGCCAGGCGCTGGTTCCAGCCACCGACATCAGTGGACTGTGTGGTGACGTTGATGCCCACTTCCTGCAGATTCTGCTGAACCGCTTCGGCCCAGCGTACCCAGGTTTCGCCGTAGGGAATCGGCAACAAGCGTATTTCTTCACCCTTGTAGCCCATTTCATCCAACAGTTCACGGGCGCGTTCCGGGTCGTGTTCATAAGGTGGCAGGCTGTCATTCTGGAAGCTGGCATTCGAGCCAAAGGAGGAAAGCGGTACCTTGCCCAAACCGTTCCACAGCACATCGCGGACAAATTCACGGTCAAGCGCGTACATGACTGCCTGACGAAAGCGTTTATCCGCCGTCGGGCCTTCGCGGTTGTTCATCCACAGCATGGCGAAGGGGCTGAAGTACTCCTGACCCTGTTCGGTACGACAGGTGTTATCGAGTTCGCTCAGACGCGGGATATCAAAGTTTTCGACCGAGTTGGCCGGTAGCACGTCGATCGTACCGTTTTCGTAAGCCACCGCACGCGACGAAGCATCCGGAATAACGTGCCAGTTGATGCCGTCCAGGTAGGGCAGCCCTTCCTCGTAATAGTCTTCGTTTTTCACCAGCTTAATGACGCGGCCACGGTCCCAGCTTTCGAACTTGAACGGGCCGGTGCCAATCGGATGATTGTTGGCCTCGTTGGTTCGGAAGTCGGTATTTTCATAGATATGCTTGGGCATCATCGGCATGGTGCCCGCTTCAAAGGCCAGCATAAAAGGGCCAAAGGCGTTTTTGAGCGTGAATACCACGGTGTGATCGTCAGGAGCTTCGATGCTCTTGACGTGGGAAAGAATCGTCCGGGTGCGAGGGTTCATTTCACGCAGGTAAACATCGGTGGAGAACACCACATCTGCGGAAGTGAAAGGCTCGCCATCGTGCCAGGTGGCGTTTTCATGCAGGTAGAATGTGTAGGTCAGGCCATCTTCGCTGACTGTCCAGTCACGGGCCAGCTGCGGCATGGGTTTGAGGTCGGTATCGTAACGCAGCAGGCTTTCATAGATGTTGCCGGAGATCATCTGGGTCGGTGCGTTCTGGTGAACCCCGGCAATAATGCCGGGCGGTTCAGGCTGTATCACCGTGTTGATAACGCCGCCTGAGCGGGGTTCTTCCGCCCAGGCGAAAGTGGCCGCCAGAGATGCAATAGTAATGACAAGGGTTAAGGTTTTTTTCATTGTTTTCCCCGTACTTATGGTTGGTTGATGGGAAGTATGGCTCCGCAGAGCCGGGTTATTAAGGCATTGAATTCGTCTAAGCTGCTTTGTTACTCGCGATTCGCCGTGCGCAATAGCGCATCGCATAACACTTGTGCACCGATAGCGCAGTGCTCGGGCTCGGCACATTCACGTTCGTTATGGCTGATGCCGTCTCGGCAAGGTATGAACAACATCGCGGTCGGCGTTACATAGCTGATATTCACCGCGTCGTGACCGGCGCCGCTCATCATGCAAAACGGCACGTGGCCCAACGCCTCCGTCGCGCTGGAAAGATCCTTCACCAGCGCCTCATCAAAGCGGGTGACCGGCATATGCCACACCACACTGATGTTGGCGCTGACGCCTTCGCGTTCCGCGGCCGCCTTTACATGGGCGCGGAGGCTGTCATCAAGCGTTTGCAGGGCGGCTTCCTTGGTATGACGCACATCGACCTGCAAGGTGACCGCCCCTGGGATCACATTGCGCGACGGCTCGGCGACCCGAAAATCGCCGATGGTCAGGCGCGAGGCGCCATCGGCATCGTCGAGTACGCTCTTGCGCATGGCTTCCACAAAGGCCGTCGCGGCCATTAATGGGTCATGGCGATACTCCATGGGCGTCGGGCCAGCGTGAGCGGAATCACCGGTAAATGTGATGTCGTACCAACGTAACCCTTGCACGCCACTGACAATGCCCACCGGCAGGTTTTTTTTCTCGAGTATCGGGCCCTGTTCAATATGCAGTTCCAGATAGGCTGCCAGTGGCAAATCGTGGCGAGTCAAAGAGCCTTGATAGCCGGATTGGTCGAGCGCTTTGCCCAAAGAGACACCATCACGGTCCTCGGCGGCGCGAAAATCCTCCAGCGACAGCCGTTCACTGTAAACACCACTGCCGCCCATTGCCGGGGCAAAGCGGCTGCCTTCCTCGTTGGTCCAGTTCACCAGCACCAGCGGCCGGAGGGTGGTAATGCCCTGGTCGTTCAGGGTGCGAAAGATTTCCAATCCGGCGAGCACGCCCAGCACACCATCAAAACGCCCGCCCAGCGGCTGTGAATCCAGATGGCTGCCAATCGCCACAGGAGAAAGATCGTTGTCACGCCCAAGGCGATAAATGAACATATTGCCCGCTTGGTCCATCTGCCATTCGCAGCCCAGCAATGCGGCCCAGTCGAGTAGCTGCTGGCGACCGGCCAGGTCCTCATCGCTCAGGGCCAGCCGACGGCTACCGCCGTTGGGAGATGGTCCGATACGCGCCATCTCCATCAGCGATGACCAAAGACGTTCGCCATCAATCTGCGGGGTAGTGGGCACATTTGTAGCGTGAGTCGTCATGCGATGTACTCCTTTACTGATCAATAAGCCTGGTGGCTGGTGATTGGCAGCTACGCCGCCTTGCTGTAATCTTTCTCAAAATTGACAGGTGACGTTTCTATCGCCCACGGGAGTTTGCTTGGATGAGGCCTCTACACGACTCGCTTGACTGGAACTTGCTGCGTACCTTTGTCAGTATCGTCCAGGAAAAAAGTATCAGTCGTGCTGGGCAGCGCCTGAACCTTTCGCAGCCGGCGGTCAGCCTAGCGTTGAAGCGGCTTGAATCGCATCTTGGGCAGAGCCTGATCGAGCGTGGCAGTCATCGCTTTCGAGTGACTGCAGCAGGCGAACTGGTCTATTGCGAAGCGCTGGAAATCTATGCCAATGTGGCGCGGCTCAGCGTCAACGTGCGCGACGCTCCTCCCGAAGTGGCCGGGCAGATCACCCTGTTTCTGGTCAGCGGTATTCAATGCAGCTTTCTTGATGACGTGCTGCAACGCTTTCATCATCAACACCCCCGCATTACCTGCGAGGTTAACGTGCTGTCGAGCCATGATGTGGTTCAGTCGATGGTGCAGAAAATGGGCACGGTGGGAGTGAGTCTGCAGCTGCATCCGGTAGAGGTCTTGAACAGCCAACTGCTGGTGAATCAGCGCTATCGGTTCTTTTGTGGTCGGGCGCATCGCTTTTTTGGCCAGCAGAACCTGTCGCTGCAGGCCCTCAGCCACGAACCGTTCGTCTCGTTCACCAGCGCCCAGCTTTCTGGCGCCCTGGCGGGCATCGCGCTGTTTCGAGCCAATGCAGGACTGGTGGGAGAGAAGGTCGTCACGTCGAGCAGTCTGACGGAAATCCAGCGTTTTGTGCGCAGCGGCTGGGGCATTGGCTGCCTGCCGGAGCACACCGTTCAGCAAGACATTGACAGTGGCCTGCTGTGGCCGTTGCCGCCCTACGAAGGCATTCCCAATATTGACCTGCACCTGATATGGCATCAGGACTCGCGCTTTTCCCAAGCGGAGCGCGTGTTCTTTGATTTTGTGCACCGAGCGATGGCAGAAGTGCCTATTGAACAACGGCTGCCGTGAAGCAACTCCTGGATAATTATTCACTCGGCTCACCTATTGTCGTTTTTATCAACGTTGCTGGTCTGCGATACTGATCAGATTCTTAATCTGAATGTTGGGTACTGACCTGGGGCGCCTGTCGTGAAAGTTGCGACAACGGCGACTTGCTGGACCAGTCATTTTTTTAATACTTGAACGTTTTTTATAAGTATCACTACGAATTGCATAAAACAATTTTTAATTTTTTATACAATGTATAAATGAAACAAATACCAAGACTATTCTGATTTTCCCTTGCAAAGCGTATTGGAAATGTGAAGCATAAAAAAAGAGCAACATTTAAAAGCGCCGGCCGGGCGATTTTAAATGTCGCCTGGACGCCATAAAAATTCAGCTCAATCAGGCACTTGATCTTGCACCTGCTTCAGGCAGTCTTCAGTCGGAGCCAGCTTCCGGCGCCAGTAAATAAATTGATGGTAAGCCAGTGACTGTCGCTTGCAGTAAGCGCTGCCGGACACGGCATGAGGCAGATTGGCGATTTCTTTGGACTGCATTATTCTTGCGTAAGCCGGATTATTCGAGAGGCAAAACGCAAGACCTGACCCCGAGGACAAGGTGTTTCGGCAAACCTAATCACTAACACCCATGTAAATCGACATAAGGTGCTCGTCGCTTCGTATATCGTCTCTGGTGCCAGAAAACTTATTTTTTCCACCCGCAAAAATATAAACACTGTCCGCCACCGGAAGCGCCTCTCGAATATTCTGTTCTATCATGATCACGCCAACACCGCGTTCACGTAAAGCCTGCACTCTGTCCATGGTCTCATTGACCAAGGCAGGCGAAAGGCCCGCTGAAGGCTCATCCAGCATCACGAAGGCTGGATTCGGCACCAGTGCCCGGGCGATTGCCACCATCATTTGCTCACCACCGGAAAGCGAACCCGCCGCAACGTTACGGCGTCGTTGCAGGTTCGGGTAGTCGGCGATCAATGTTTCGATGCGATCCTCAACGTCTCGGGTATCCTTCAGCGAATAGCCACCCATCCGCAGATTTTCCATGACTGAAAACCGGGGAAACACACCTCCACCCTGAGGCATCATCACGATGCCTTTGCGAACCACCTCATGGACAGGAAGCCCAGTAAGATCGATGTCTCCCAGCGTTATCTTTCCTGACCAGGCCGGTAACAGGCCGGCGATTGCCTTTATCACCGTGGATTTTCCACTGCCATTGGGGCCAAACACGCAGGTGATATGGCCAGGCTGGGCCGTTATGGAGATACCATGAACGATTTCCTGCTTACCGTAACCGGTGGTCAGGTCGGTGACTGTCAGCGCCTCACTCATGGCTGCCGTCCCAAGTAGGCCTGCTGAACCTCGGCGTTGCTCGCTATTTCTTCGAAGGTGCCTTCGGCCACGACCTCACCCATATTCATAACAATGAGTCGGTCACATATCTCACTCACCATTTCCATATCGTGCTCGATAATCAGGAAGGTTATGCCCGTTTCGCGAAGACGCCGTATGGCTTCCAGAATAATGCGACGGATATTTGGATGAACACCCGCGGTGACCTCATCAAGCAAAATCACTTTCGGGTCGCGCATGCATACCCGGCCAAACTCTAGAAGCTTCTGCTGCCCGCCAGACAGCTCCGAGGCCAGATTATTGATAACCGGCGTGATTTGAAGCATCTCCGCTACTTCCTTTGCCCTGCCTGGCGCGCCTTTCCAGTCACCCTCGACAGCCGCGGCCAACAAGTTTTCACGCACGCTCATGTTGTCGAACAGAGAGGGAATTTGAAATGTCCGCCCTATGCCCGAGCGAGCGATACGCCAGGTAGGCTGACCCGTAACATCAACACCATCAAGCCAAATGCGCCCTTCATCCGCTGGCTGCCCGCCTGCCGCCAAGCTGAACAATGTGGACTTGCCGCTACCATTGGGCCCGATTACACCAACAACCTCACCCGGTGCTGCCACCAGACTGACGCCATTGACCGCGGTAACGCCGCCGAAACGTTTGACGACTGAC encodes the following:
- a CDS encoding ABC transporter permease gives rise to the protein MLYARLIIMRLLKAVIVLFLIVIFNFFLIHMAPGDPAVVMAGEAGATDAEFLNQLREQFGLDQPLYVQLWNYVSGIATLDFGYSYRQQTPVFDLIMDRLPATLLLTGTAFVMSLGLGILAGSMAAARAKKLSGSLIMALALVFYATPLFWVALMAVMLFSVQLEWLPAYGYYTVGADLTGFALVLDIGQHLILPATTLALFSMAVYTRMTRTSMLEASQQDYVKTARAKGLAPGVIQRRHILRNALLPIITLAGLQAGQMVGGAILTETVFAWPGIGRLMFEALMQRDYNLLLGIFFFSAALVIVFNIITDLVYGLVDPRIKESS
- a CDS encoding ABC transporter substrate-binding protein — translated: MKKTLTLVITIASLAATFAWAEEPRSGGVINTVIQPEPPGIIAGVHQNAPTQMISGNIYESLLRYDTDLKPMPQLARDWTVSEDGLTYTFYLHENATWHDGEPFTSADVVFSTDVYLREMNPRTRTILSHVKSIEAPDDHTVVFTLKNAFGPFMLAFEAGTMPMMPKHIYENTDFRTNEANNHPIGTGPFKFESWDRGRVIKLVKNEDYYEEGLPYLDGINWHVIPDASSRAVAYENGTIDVLPANSVENFDIPRLSELDNTCRTEQGQEYFSPFAMLWMNNREGPTADKRFRQAVMYALDREFVRDVLWNGLGKVPLSSFGSNASFQNDSLPPYEHDPERARELLDEMGYKGEEIRLLPIPYGETWVRWAEAVQQNLQEVGINVTTQSTDVGGWNQRLAEWDYDLAFTYLFQYGDPALGISRTYISSNIAKGSQWNNVEGYKNERVDELFDLAATAYPDEKRKEYYHEVQEILHDEVPVGWLLELGFPTIYRCDVKNLVTTGIGLNDGFKNAWFDR
- a CDS encoding Zn-dependent hydrolase; translated protein: MTTHATNVPTTPQIDGERLWSSLMEMARIGPSPNGGSRRLALSDEDLAGRQQLLDWAALLGCEWQMDQAGNMFIYRLGRDNDLSPVAIGSHLDSQPLGGRFDGVLGVLAGLEIFRTLNDQGITTLRPLVLVNWTNEEGSRFAPAMGGSGVYSERLSLEDFRAAEDRDGVSLGKALDQSGYQGSLTRHDLPLAAYLELHIEQGPILEKKNLPVGIVSGVQGLRWYDITFTGDSAHAGPTPMEYRHDPLMAATAFVEAMRKSVLDDADGASRLTIGDFRVAEPSRNVIPGAVTLQVDVRHTKEAALQTLDDSLRAHVKAAAEREGVSANISVVWHMPVTRFDEALVKDLSSATEALGHVPFCMMSGAGHDAVNISYVTPTAMLFIPCRDGISHNERECAEPEHCAIGAQVLCDALLRTANRE
- a CDS encoding LysR family transcriptional regulator encodes the protein MRPLHDSLDWNLLRTFVSIVQEKSISRAGQRLNLSQPAVSLALKRLESHLGQSLIERGSHRFRVTAAGELVYCEALEIYANVARLSVNVRDAPPEVAGQITLFLVSGIQCSFLDDVLQRFHHQHPRITCEVNVLSSHDVVQSMVQKMGTVGVSLQLHPVEVLNSQLLVNQRYRFFCGRAHRFFGQQNLSLQALSHEPFVSFTSAQLSGALAGIALFRANAGLVGEKVVTSSSLTEIQRFVRSGWGIGCLPEHTVQQDIDSGLLWPLPPYEGIPNIDLHLIWHQDSRFSQAERVFFDFVHRAMAEVPIEQRLP
- a CDS encoding ABC transporter ATP-binding protein; its protein translation is MSEALTVTDLTTGYGKQEIVHGISITAQPGHITCVFGPNGSGKSTVIKAIAGLLPAWSGKITLGDIDLTGLPVHEVVRKGIVMMPQGGGVFPRFSVMENLRMGGYSLKDTRDVEDRIETLIADYPNLQRRRNVAAGSLSGGEQMMVAIARALVPNPAFVMLDEPSAGLSPALVNETMDRVQALRERGVGVIMIEQNIREALPVADSVYIFAGGKNKFSGTRDDIRSDEHLMSIYMGVSD
- a CDS encoding ABC transporter ATP-binding protein, producing the protein MSSPAIKTSATDKSPLVLESVVKRFGGVTAVNGVSLVAAPGEVVGVIGPNGSGKSTLFSLAAGGQPADEGRIWLDGVDVTGQPTWRIARSGIGRTFQIPSLFDNMSVRENLLAAAVEGDWKGAPGRAKEVAEMLQITPVINNLASELSGGQQKLLEFGRVCMRDPKVILLDEVTAGVHPNIRRIILEAIRRLRETGITFLIIEHDMEMVSEICDRLIVMNMGEVVAEGTFEEIASNAEVQQAYLGRQP